The Ignavibacteriota bacterium region CCTAACACTGTAAGGCATATAGAAAGTCCATCCTGTGTCAATTGGTCCGCCTTTAATAAATAAAGAGACCAGCACTAAAACAGTACCAATTAAATAAATCCAAAATGATAAAAGATTTAATCTTGGGAAAGCTACATCTTTAGCTCCAATTTGAAGAGGTAAAAAGAAATTTCCAAAAACAGCGGGAATACCCGGAATGATAAACAAAAAGATCATTATAACACCGTGAAGAGTAAAAATGGTATTATAAGTTTGTGCATCCATTATAGTTCTTCCGGGAGCAATTAATTCAAGTCGCATTAACACGCCAAGAATTGCTCCAGTGAAAAAGAAAATAGAAATCGCTATTAAATACATCAATCCAATTCTTTTATGGTCAGTACTAAGCAGCCATGAAAGAATGCCATTTGCTTTTTTTGTCGTTCCTTCTTCGTAAAATGATTTTTCAGAAATTGCAATTGTTCCGTTTGCCATTCAATCTCCTTAATTTCAAACGTTTTTTAATTTTTTGTGATTCTTCTTTTTGGAAATAAATAAATATGCAATAAATCCAAATACTCCTAATAATGTGATACTTCCAAATATTCTTGTAATGTTCAATGTATAATTTCTTCCTTCAGGATTATAGCTGAAACAAAACTGAAGTAATTTAGCAACAGTCGGATTAGTTTTTCCTGCTTTAGCGTCCAGTAAAGCCATCTTAACGTCAAATTGATTGAAATCTGATCCAAAAATATACCTGGAGATTTTTCTTTCCGGTGAAACAGAAATTATTCCTCCCGGATGAAGATATTGTTTTCCTTCTTTTTTAAAATAAAAACCTGCTTCATTAGTTATATAAGATATATTTATAGAATCCCCGGTTAAGAATGTCCATGCGCTTTCAGGAAATTTTCTTTGCAATGTAGATAAAAAATCTTTTTTAGATTGAGCTGAAATTTCAGAATTTTCATTATGATCAATACTTATTGTTAAAACTTGAAAATCAGTACCGGGTTCCAATTCAACTCTGTCTACAACCCAAGCAAGCTCCGTTAAAGTATTGTTGCATATTCCGGGACATTTAAAATAAACAAATGCTAAAAGGGTTGGTTTAGTTATAACTTCACTTAATTTTACCTTCGCTCCATCTGAATTTTTGAATTCAAGATTTCCATTTAGAAATGAACCTAAGTGTTCATCAATGCCAATTTCAACATGATTTTTTTCAGAATATGTGATTGACGGGTAAGCGAAAATCAACAAAATTATAAAGATTAAGTGTCCTATTATTTTTAACAATTAGAAGCTCGAAATAAGATAAAAAGTATAATTTAAGTAACTATGAAATTATTTATTTTTTATAAAAATTGCAACATAAGAAATTGTTTTGAAACGTATAAAAACTAAGAATTGAAATTAAGAAAATAGATTGATTACTTTTCCATTCTTTATATCGAATTTTTGATTTACTTTTTCACTGTTCAACTGACTATGATAAACAAGCATAAATAGAATAAGAATTAAAGTTAAAACAATATTTCTCCTTTTTAATCCATTACCCTTATACCATAAATAAAATTGAACGCTTGAAATAAGCATTAATCCTAAAACTAAAATTGAAGAAATAAAATACGAAAACGATAAAACTTTATCTGATACGGAAAAAATTATCATCACAAACAAAATAGGTTGAACAAATGTAAATAATATTCCGGATTTTGTTGAGAACTCATTTGCATAATCCTTAAAATTAAAAGCATCTTTTCTTTTGTTCGCGAATACTCCGATTAATGCGGGAGTTATGGAAAATGATACCGCTAAAAACAATAAGTAGTTAATAATTCCGTAATTATTGAACAATATTGAAATTGGATCTATTGAAGAATTTTTAACAAATGCAAAATTAATATAGGAAATGTAAATAAAGGATGAAACAGCAAGTAATATAAATCCTATCCAACCTCCATAATATAAAACATTTAAGTTTTTATTTTTATGTACAATTTCAGCATCAGTAATTTCAATGTTGGAAATTTTAAATATTGAAAAACTTCCTCTGTAGGATAATGCTAAAATTAATCCCGCAAAATTTAAATACATCGCAAAAGTTAAATTTTCAGAATTTAAATTTGGATTAATTTGGGTATAAAAAAATGTTGTGGATATCACAAAAAAAACACCGGCTAAAACAACAAGCCATAATCTGTTTAAAACTAAATCCGCACTATATTTCGCAAACGAAAAGTATAAATTCGAATTGAAAATTTTTCCTTTTCTAAAGTTAACCAATGAATATAAAAGCGAACCGATTAAAACGCTTATAAACGGTATATAAAATATCAATGAAATAAAAAGACCATACTTAACAATAAATAGATCCGTTACGCTCTCAACTGAAATCAAATTATTAAAGATATTCAATTTTATATTCCTAAAAATTTTATTTTCTAACTAACGGATTTAGATAAAACGTTGTAAAGTTTTATCAATTCGCCTTTTGATAATTCAACAATATTAGGTTTAAAACCATTTGCAACTGGAGCAACAATAATTTTACTAATAAAAATTTCAGCATCTTTATTTTGTACAAAATCTCTTGAAAAAACTTCTGCAACTCTTTTCTTATCTAAAACATAATTGTTAAAAATATTTAAAACTTCCGCGTCACTATTTAAATTTACTTTTGCTAGAATTGAATCCACTTTAGAAATAAATTGCTGATTCTCTTCTTCAATTTTCTTTTCAGCGACATCAATTGGAATATTACTAGGTGAAATTACACCCTTGGATAATCCATATGTTTGATCCATGCTTGCAATTTCTTCATCGGAAACTGCAGGAAAATCAGTAAAAGTTCTAATAAATTGTATGATTGCAATACGATCTTCTACAGGAATAAACTCATACGCGATCATTCCGGTATTTGGTACGCCTTTCTGCAAAGTTGAAAATATATTGGAGAAATTTCTTCCGTTTGTCCAGCCATCTGCCTGATGAAAATTTCTTGGTTTAGGATTTAACGCAGCCGCAGCGGCGCCGTCACCGTTTCCATTATCTCCATGACAAGAAGCGCAATTTGTTTTAAATAATGTTTTTCCTTTTTCAATTAGCTCATTTGTTGGACTTAAAATCAATTTTAAATCTACCGCCGGTAAAACTCCGCCTTTTTTCGGTTCAACATTAACATTGATTGTCAATGAATCCGTTTGAATTGCAGGTACACTATTAAAAGAAGTTACATCCATATGTTTAATAAAATAAATTCCAACTATTAAAAACAAAACAGCATAATAAGGAAATATCCAGCCGAATAATCTTGATGGAGATTTTACCAATTCCTTGAAATTTATTTCTGTTTCAATATTTTTATCATCTTGCATAAATAAGCTCTTTATTAAAGTCTGAAATCAATGCCTCTTTTTAATTTAGGATCGCCTATGGGAATTAAATTAACACTTTTTGCTCTAACTGAAAAAACTAAAAACACAATGCCAAATGCCAATAAGAAAAATCCAAGTTCAATCCAGCCAAGTGAAACACCGTTAGGACTGAAAGTCGGCATAACTAAAAAATACAAATCCATAAAATGAGCAACTAAAATCCAAATTGACATAAATTTTAATCTTTTACCGTTTGTTTTTGAAGGCTGTGAAACTAATGCGAAGAAAGGAATAATAAAATGAATAAACACGAAAACAATTGAGAAAATCAGCCAGCTTCCTTCCCATCTATTTAAAAACCAAATCGTTTCTTCAGGAAGATTTGCATACCAGATCAACATATATTGGCTAAAAGCGATATAAGCCCAAAAATTAATAAATCCATAAAGCAAGGCACCGAAACTGTAATAATGATCAGTTACAATTCCCTTAACAAACATCCCTTTTTCATGAAAATAAACTATTAAGAAAGTAATGCATGCAAGCGAAGAAAGAAATGTGCCGGCAAAATAATAAACTCCGTAAATGGTTGAAAACCAATGGGGCTCCAAACTCATCATCCAATCAATTGCCGAAAATGTAACGGTAATCGCAAATAACGGTATGAAAAAAGCTGATAATTTTATGTTCTTTTTTGTAAGAGTTTGATCTTTTGTAACATCCTGTTTTAGGGAATTTCTTGTAATTAGAAAATAAAATAAAATCCATATTACAAAATAAGCAACAATCCTGATTGTAAAAAAAGTTTGATTTAGATAAGGGCTCTTATGTTTTAGAATTTCGTCATTTGCAACTACATCCAAATGAGCCCAATGATAAATTTCATGAATATTAAAATAAATTGGTATAGCCAAAATTGGAACAACCAATAATAAGGAAGCAAGAATTTCAGCTATTCTTCTAAAAGGAGTGCTCCAAACCGCTCCGCTCACATATTCTATTGCAATTAAAAACAAAGAACCTAACCCAATACTGGTTACAAACATCAATAAAATTATATTATTGTATGCGCTTCGAGTAGCATCAGTTAAATATGCAAAAATTACTAAAACTAATCCTACTACAGTAAGTCCAACTGCAAGTTTACTAAAAAACGGCGGAAGCGCTTTTTTAGTATATTCAATTTCGTAATGTGTATCTGAACTCATTATAAATCAGACTCCTTAGCATTTAGTGATCTTTGGAGAACACGAATATAATTTATTACAGCCCATCTTTCTTCTCTTGAAAGCTGATATGCGTATGAAGGCATAACATTTTGACCTTCAACAATTACATGATAAATTCTTCCGTCGGACCAATTTCTAACTTTTTCCGAATGCAGACTCGGCGGATTTGGGAACTGTCCCCTTAAACGGCTGTCTCCTTCCGCTAAGTATCCGTGACATGGACTGCAATATATATTAAATTTATTTTTACCTAATGCTAAATTATCATTATCTGGAATTAATGGATTCACTAAGAATTTTCCGGCGTCATCGGGTTTATCTTTAAATTGATATGGAATAAAACCTCTAGCAACTGATCTTTCAACCGGCTTCAGCATGCTTGATCCATTTTTAAAATACTTTGATGGAGATTGAGCTATAGATTTATCCTGTTTTTCCATCCAATTAAAAGGTGTTACATACATCAATTTATTCATATGTAAATAGGTAGAAATGGAAACAAAAATCGCAACTCCAACTAGAAGTGCAACAAATTTAGGTTCGGTAATTTTCGGTTTATATTCTAATTCTTCTTTATCAAAATATACTGGTTCAACAACAAATGCGTGAAGGCTATTTAATAAATCTTTTACTTGAACTTCATTAAAAATAGGATCAATTGCTTCAATGCAAATTCCATATTTATCCGACGAAACGTTTTTAATATAATTAGTATCATGCAAAGGATGTTTGTTATTCGGAAGCTTGAAAAAGAAAAACAATAATGTAGAAACTGTTGTTAAAGTTGCCAAAAGCACAGTAATTTCAAATGTAATCGGTATAAAAGCAGGTAATGGGAAAAATGGTTTGCCTCCAATTACATTCGGATAATCAATGCCCATCATCCATCCCATTGTACCTAAAGCTAATATAATACCACTTAATCCGGCAAAAAGTGTAACAAAACCTAATTTTGAAGGCGGCAATTTCATAGCATTATCCATACCGTGCACTGGATATGGAGTATTAACGTCAAATTTTGTATATCCTTTTTCAGTAATTACTTTCGCTGCATGAATAATTTCATCAGGCGTATTAAAAAGCGCTGTATAAGAATATAATTTTTCACTCATTTTTAATGATCTCCGTGAGACGGCTGCGATCCGTCTACAACAGCTTTAACTTCACTAATTGAAACAACTGGTAATGATTTGGTAAACAACAAAACTAAAGTAAAGAATAAACCGAAACTTCCAATTAACAAAGATGCATCAGTTATTGTAGGTTTATAATATGCCCAGCTTGATGGCAGATAATCTCTGGAAAGAGAAGTAACTGTAATTACAAATCTTTCAAACCACATTCCTACATTTACAAATACGGCAATTATAAACATTACTGGAATTGATCTTCTAATTTTTTTGAACCAGAACAATTGAGGAATAAAAACATTGCAAGAAAACATTATCCAATAAGCCCAGTAATAATCTCCAAATGCTCTGTTAACAAAGGTATAATATTCAGCTTGAACTCCGCCGTACCATGCAATAAAAAATTCCATCGTATAAGCATAACCGACCATCATTCCGGTTAAAAGCATAATTTTATTCATTTTCTCAAGCGTATCAAGAGTAATTATATGTTCATAATTGAAAATTTTTCTTATAAAAATTAAAACATTCTGAACCATTGCAAAACCTGAAAAAACGGCGCCTGCAACAAAGTATGGCGGAAAAATTGTAGTGTGCCATCCAGGCAGAATTGAAACGGCAAAGTCAAAACTCACAATTGTATGAACTGAAAGTACAAGCGGAGTTGCGAATCCGGCTAAAATCAAATAAGTCAATTCATAATTTTGCCAATGTCTATTTGAATGTCTCCATCCTAAACTTGTAACAGAATAAATTATTTTTTTTATTTTGTTGGTTGTGCGATCTCTCAAAGTAGCACAATCCGGAATCAGACCAATATACCAGAAAACAAAAGATACAGTAAAGTAGGTTGAAACGGCAAATACGTCCCATAATAACGGAGAAGTAAAATTAACCCAAAGCGAATGCTGATTTGGATACGGTAATAAGTAAACAGCAGCAATCCAAGGTCGTCCGGTGTGAATTATTGGGAATATCATTGCCGTCATTACCGCAAAGATTGTCATACCTTCGGCGAATCTGGCAATACCTGTTCTCCA contains the following coding sequences:
- a CDS encoding SCO family protein, giving the protein MLKIIGHLIFIILLIFAYPSITYSEKNHVEIGIDEHLGSFLNGNLEFKNSDGAKVKLSEVITKPTLLAFVYFKCPGICNNTLTELAWVVDRVELEPGTDFQVLTISIDHNENSEISAQSKKDFLSTLQRKFPESAWTFLTGDSINISYITNEAGFYFKKEGKQYLHPGGIISVSPERKISRYIFGSDFNQFDVKMALLDAKAGKTNPTVAKLLQFCFSYNPEGRNYTLNITRIFGSITLLGVFGFIAYLFISKKKNHKKLKNV
- a CDS encoding cytochrome c; translation: MQDDKNIETEINFKELVKSPSRLFGWIFPYYAVLFLIVGIYFIKHMDVTSFNSVPAIQTDSLTINVNVEPKKGGVLPAVDLKLILSPTNELIEKGKTLFKTNCASCHGDNGNGDGAAAAALNPKPRNFHQADGWTNGRNFSNIFSTLQKGVPNTGMIAYEFIPVEDRIAIIQFIRTFTDFPAVSDEEIASMDQTYGLSKGVISPSNIPIDVAEKKIEEENQQFISKVDSILAKVNLNSDAEVLNIFNNYVLDKKRVAEVFSRDFVQNKDAEIFISKIIVAPVANGFKPNIVELSKGELIKLYNVLSKSVS
- a CDS encoding quinol:cytochrome C oxidoreductase, which gives rise to MFVTSIGLGSLFLIAIEYVSGAVWSTPFRRIAEILASLLLVVPILAIPIYFNIHEIYHWAHLDVVANDEILKHKSPYLNQTFFTIRIVAYFVIWILFYFLITRNSLKQDVTKDQTLTKKNIKLSAFFIPLFAITVTFSAIDWMMSLEPHWFSTIYGVYYFAGTFLSSLACITFLIVYFHEKGMFVKGIVTDHYYSFGALLYGFINFWAYIAFSQYMLIWYANLPEETIWFLNRWEGSWLIFSIVFVFIHFIIPFFALVSQPSKTNGKRLKFMSIWILVAHFMDLYFLVMPTFSPNGVSLGWIELGFFLLAFGIVFLVFSVRAKSVNLIPIGDPKLKRGIDFRL
- a CDS encoding DUF3341 domain-containing protein; the protein is MSEKLYSYTALFNTPDEIIHAAKVITEKGYTKFDVNTPYPVHGMDNAMKLPPSKLGFVTLFAGLSGIILALGTMGWMMGIDYPNVIGGKPFFPLPAFIPITFEITVLLATLTTVSTLLFFFFKLPNNKHPLHDTNYIKNVSSDKYGICIEAIDPIFNEVQVKDLLNSLHAFVVEPVYFDKEELEYKPKITEPKFVALLVGVAIFVSISTYLHMNKLMYVTPFNWMEKQDKSIAQSPSKYFKNGSSMLKPVERSVARGFIPYQFKDKPDDAGKFLVNPLIPDNDNLALGKNKFNIYCSPCHGYLAEGDSRLRGQFPNPPSLHSEKVRNWSDGRIYHVIVEGQNVMPSYAYQLSREERWAVINYIRVLQRSLNAKESDL
- the nrfD gene encoding polysulfide reductase NrfD — its product is MSSVDFTRELSVVEGKPPLRTLDEIISKPLDSKPDKKFFMAISVTLSMLTIGAIGLLLSLYYGTGLWGNNNPVGWGLPIVNFVFWIGIGHAGTLISAILFLFRQKWRTGIARFAEGMTIFAVMTAMIFPIIHTGRPWIAAVYLLPYPNQHSLWVNFTSPLLWDVFAVSTYFTVSFVFWYIGLIPDCATLRDRTTNKIKKIIYSVTSLGWRHSNRHWQNYELTYLILAGFATPLVLSVHTIVSFDFAVSILPGWHTTIFPPYFVAGAVFSGFAMVQNVLIFIRKIFNYEHIITLDTLEKMNKIMLLTGMMVGYAYTMEFFIAWYGGVQAEYYTFVNRAFGDYYWAYWIMFSCNVFIPQLFWFKKIRRSIPVMFIIAVFVNVGMWFERFVITVTSLSRDYLPSSWAYYKPTITDASLLIGSFGLFFTLVLLFTKSLPVVSISEVKAVVDGSQPSHGDH